The DNA segment tatttatagtaggagaagtaatgatgacctcgtttttcgtgctacctactaattatagtagggtgGCTGATTGTACCCTATatcctgacatgtcaaatctcatactagtcacatcccgcctgtcAGATGTTGTCAACCACCTAGTGTCAGAGATGGGACACCCGTCCACACCCTATTCTGCTAGTACACTTGAGTgtggtgctcatatcgaggtggttCGGGTAGAAAGTCTCGCGGAAGCTTGTACGAGAGCTAGGGCATCCAATAGCCCAAATAGAAGACATCCCGGGCGTTCAACTGCTCGGCCTCTAGTGACCCTTCTCGTAGGTTCTCCCCAACTTGAGCTATCCATTCAGTGTCCTGGGTCGTCCGTGACCTGTGCTCCCTTGTAGACATCACCAATTGTCTCGGAAATTTTCCTAAAAGTCCGGGCACAATTCATTCCCCTGACCCGGACACAACCCATGACCCGGGCTATCCCAGGGATATCAACAACCTTCATCATCATCTTTAAAATTGTAGTAAGAAAATCCGTTGCCAAGAAGACAGCAAATGGAACAAAGGCTTTTTTTACTAGCTGGAAAGAAGAGCTGGACATAGTTGATGGAGATGAAAATGGCATCTGAGCAGGCATAGAATGGAGGATAAATGCATGCTAGCTACTTCGTTGTTACGACTGCTCTCAGTCAAGTTTACGATCAAACGCGGAATTCCCACCAGAGTTCAGTCCTAGTAAATCTCCTACTATCCAACTCTGATCCAGTCGTGGAAGATAACTAACTCCTAGATATTTCtctaaaaaattaagaaaacataCCCTTCATCTTTTCAGTTGAATATTTATTAGTGGAAACGTAAGAAATTAAGATTATGAAGTTCATTATCATAAGTCCAAGTATtaagacaatttttttttttctaatttctttTATGAACAGTTTTGTTTCTAAGaatcaaataaaaatgtatCTGTCTCAGATTAAAAGTTATAGAGTTCTTGTTACAACTTGTAAAAAGAACTCTATAATATTAGAAGATTGCAGATGCTGCAGAAATGGAAGATGGTCGTCCAGTATGAGTTATATAGATCCTTGGAGAATAAAGCAATATTCACCAACACATTCTACTTTAGTCTTTCATATTAAAGAATACTAATCGGTGAAGTAAGGATATGTTTCATATTATCCTCGTCAGCTTCTGTGAGTACGGATAATTCATaaagaaatagaaaaatattGTTCTTTTTTTATCCCTACGTTTACATCTATATGATTTTGgttcatatatcataaaaattgaATCTTACTTTTTcaactttcatttttttaaaaaaaaaaaaaaattggtcttTTATTTTGCAATTTAGTTCTTTTTTCCATGTAAATGCTTACATCTTAATGGACAAATCAACGTCGTGGAAAAAAAGACCAAAATTATGTTGGGAGAACAGATATGATATACTAAAAAtgtaatttgataatttattggTCCAAAGTCGCAAAAAGTAAaacataaaaagttaaaaattgcCATTTTCCTTACAAAAATTTGTGACccaataataataagacatatatgtataaacttttttttgagaatttatATAATGACTTTAAGTTCTTggattcttttaaaaaatagaaaacgTTTTTCTTACTAAAGTAAGGTGCCTGTTATCATTCAATTTTTCATCTTTATACAACCACCTTATGAAAAGTATTTGTTAATTAGAGTACTAAATGACCAAGAACTTGCGTAAATTTTTAATGATACGTTAAATAATAGAAGagcaaatatatttttctaccaAACAAACAATCGTCTCGTCTTTTCCATCAAAGTAGAATGGAATTAAGATGGATTAACATCTAGTCAATGCCTGAATCCTTGAATGAAACACACCAATTATATATACAGACTTCACACTTAAATTTGGAACAATGAAAGAATAATGGAATACTATTATTAATCTACTAGAATTCTTCAATCACTAGGTGATGGTACTGCTCCAGCGTCATCGCCTGAACTTGTAGCCGTTTCTGGTCTAATCTCTTCCAGTTGCTGCATAATCTGACTCGCCTCTGGTCGAGCCGAGGGCGAAGGATCCACGCAATGTAATGCCAGTTTCAGAGTATTCAACAACTCATCCCCAATTACTGAGGCATCCCTCATCAGTTGAAGATCAAAAACTTCATTAGTCCACTCCTCTTTCACAATGGAGGCAACCCATTGAGGCAAATCAACACCGTTCATTGCCTCTCCCGGGGACTTCCCGGTTAAAAGTTCCAACATGATCACTCCTAGACTGTAAACATCAGTCTTCGTGGTGGCCTTCTTGAGTTTGACAAGCTCCGGTGCTCGGTATCCCAGTGCCCCTGCAGTGGCAATAACGCTTGAGTTTGTAGTAGACGACATCAACCGGGAGAGCCCGAAATCTGCTATCTTCGCATTTGTGTGCTCATCAAGAAGAACATTGCTTGATGTGAGGTTTCCATGGATTATATTGACATTGTCGTGAAGGTAGATCAGCCCTCTCGCCATTCCTTTAGCTATCTTCATTCTATTTGACCAGCCAACGGGTGTTTCCGGGGCACGAGCTGCATTAAGAATGAGCAGCTATTAAAGTCTGTTATTCCAACTCCTTTTTATGAAGTCAAAATCAATTCAAAGTTAAACCTGCTTCTTTTCCAAAGATAGTCCTTAAAAAACCTTTTGCCAGTGTATTTTTTAAGCTAAGTGACTCTATATCCAAACTTGCAATTATGGATCAAAAAGTTGAATGAGAATTGACTTACCATGTAAATAAGTTGCAAGATTTCCTTTAGGCATGTAGTCAAAAACCAACAACTTTTCACCTTTTGGACCTAAATAGTAAGCTCTAAGGGAGAGAAGATTAGGATGTCTGATTTTCCCGAGTGCATTAACCTCAGTCTCAAATTCCCTTTGCCCTTTAGTAATCTTCTCTCTCAATCTCTTCACTGCAACTTGAATTCCATCTTCCATCGTAGCTTTATACACTGTTCCATAAGTGCTTTTCCCCATTATCTCTGCAGTAGCACACAAAAGATCATCTGCACTAAAAACCATGGGCCCGTCAAAATGCACAAGTTTCCCTCCAGTTTCTCCACTTGCTTCGACTTCACCGGCAGGAGTGCCCTTTTCGCCCTTGGCAGCAGCAGCCGCTCCCGCGGCCTGTCCCTTTTTAGCTTCTTTtaccatttttctttttcttatcaAGCAGCAGAGCAAAATGCAGCATGTTATTACGAGAATTATGAGGAGGATCCCTGCTGCAATTATAATAATATCTTTGGTACCGAGTTTTCGGACTCGTTTTTTCGGTGGTGGAGGAACTTCGGAGGAAGGTGAAACGGGACAAGGGGTTGTAGGACTGTATCCACATAGTTCAAGATTGCCAGCAAAGGCGCTTGAGTTGAATCTTTGAGTAAGTTTAACAGGAACAGGACCAGAAAGGTTGTTGAATGAAACATTAAAGGAATCAAGATTTGGTAAGTCACCAAGAGAACTAGGAATTTCTCCACTAAGGTTGTTATAAGACAACTCAAGCTCCTTGAGAGACGAAATGCCGCCAAGCGTAGCCGGTATACCACCAACTAATCCGTTATTACTTAAATCAAGAAACAAGAGTTTCTGCAGATCAGACAGACTACCAGGCAAGCTCCCATTGATGAAATTGTAAGAAAAATCAATTGTTCTAAGGCTAGAGAGGTTGCCAATATCCTGAAATAAAACTCCACTCAGTTGGTTATGACTAAGTGAAATTTCTTGAAGCAAACTCAACCTGCCAAAAGAAGAAGGAATCCCCCCACTGAAAGAATTGTGATCAAGTGCCAAAGATTGAAGTTGAGACAAATTTTTCCCATCATTCCCCCAAGAATCTGGAATTTGGCCGGAAAGATTGTTGTTTTGAAGAGCAAGGAACATAAGTGAAGAAGATTGTGTAATACTAACTGGGATTTGACCAGACAACTGATTATGACTAAGATTAAGCCTAAACAACTTAGTAGAGTTAACAATTGTAGAAGGTATTTCCCCAGACAAAGAATTATTACCAAAGTCAATTGTTTGAAGAAGGGGACACAAACCAAGTGAAAAAGGGATCGAACCAGAAAGTCTGTTGTTGAACAACTGAACACCTCTGAGATTAGGCAAAAATCCTAAAGAAATTGGGATTGAGCCTCCAATAACATTGTCGTGAAGACTTAGTTTCCTTAAAGCTTGAAACTGCCTTATTTTTTCAGTGATTCTACCACCCAACCCTCTCCATGGAAGCTGGATTACTATTACCTGGCCCTGTGCGCATTTAATCCCTTCCCAACCACCTGAACAAGCTCCATAACCAGAGTCATTCCAGCTTCTTAAAAACCCTTTTGGATCAACTAAATCATGTTTTAAGGCTTGAAGGGCTTGGTAATCTGCTTGTGTGACCACCACACCATCCCAAGATTGGCTTGAAACTGGGACAATGACACAAAATAACAGctgaaaaatcaagaaattttgGGGGAAGAGGAGAAGTAGCTTTCTTGAAAATGGCTCATATTGAATCTTCCACTTCTCCTTCTCTCTATCAGTAAAATGAGACCGAACCTCATTTTCTTGAGATGGACTCGGGTGTAAACCTCCGGAAACGACATTCTTGACATCCATAATCAAGAAGAAAATTTCCAAAATCTGGTATATGAAATATATGTGAAAGAAAACCCAGCCTTTGGTtgttaacaaaaatatatactaCTCTTGAAGTGAAACATGAGAAAGGAACAGTACGTTAACAAAGATTTTGGATTTAAAATATGAAGTGGGGAGAGTGCCAATAATCTGTGGGGTTTTGTGTAACGAGGCACGTGAATTGGTGATATTTTTTATGAGACATCAAAGCAAGTAAATAGCATTATGACATATATTTAGTAgctaaataaatattcattttaaaaaaaataaatatttaaaaatatgggtTGACATAAAAAAGTGTGTAGTCCAACCACATACGGAAGAAACTTATCTTATATAAAATATAGCAAAATTGATGCATATGATATGATAAATAACTTGtattatactaaaaatatttgatgTTGTATACGACACGAGGGAGAATTTTTTGTTGTCCTCCACAGGTGAATTCGATCTCTTCTTCAAAAAACTAAAAGATTAAACAGATATCTCATATTATAATATCGATTCATACCGTAGTTTTCAGAATCcattattttcatttgatcaTACTACACATTGTGAAATTTACTCCACCTCCACTGTCAACAACTTCTGATTTTAAagaaatgattaaatttaaagaagtttagaaaaattagaaaTGAACAGTGCAGAATACATAATGCACTAGCCGATGGTTCTTTTTCTTCACTGCCCTGATGCTCAACGGCTAGTTtcttgattttattgcatgtaaTTTTGCACACAAGCCtagggattttttttttctttggctTTTTGGGAACTTGGGTCCAAtaattactttaattttttgGTAGTAAATGAGGCTCCCCTCTGTCCCCATTGGCTTCCAACGGCTATCTTTTTCATGTGGGGCTGGTCAACTTTTGGTCATGCTGTAATAGGATTTTGGGGTTGGATACTTGGACCCCCAAACAGCATGTGGAATGACAAGAATGTGCTTGACATTTTCTGTGAGCTTGTGATGTTTCTTGGAGTTTTTTTGAGGTTGTTTTTGTCATATATGGAGCTTTTGCTACGGCTTGTTGTCCCTTTCGTAggtttattaatttaaaatttataggaAGAAAGTCCTTTTTGTTAGGTGATAGAACTAAGAAGATAATAGGACAATGATCATTAGTTCAAACATACGAGGTTAattaaccaattttttttaatgcaacGATGATCGTTGAATTAATCGTAAAGATAATATCTTTTTGAACTAAACCGAAGTGAATTAGAGTGTTTAAAATATTGAGTTCCAAAGGTTACGGCCTTTAAGGTTTAATTAGTAAGTTAGATGGCATTATTAACCATAAAGATCTTAGGAAGAATTATTCCAATAATAGTAAGTTTATGTTGCATATGAATCTTGTTTTCtctatgcatcagcagtggccTAGTtagaattttagaatttttcgtataaaaattctagtaacaattttttttaatgcggaatataatatttttattattttaaaatatattttagtagattttttttttaaaaaaaataatttgtaaaattaaCATTATTTTCATATACCATAGGATGTGTTtccttaaataattaataaatatcttCGTACTAGTGAACAAAAAACTAGTATATAAGACACAATTGCACAAGTTcgaacataaaaatatttagcttaaaaactactTAATTTAGATAGTTTTGTTTtatccatttttatttttttttttaaaaatattttgagggaaaaaacaatttttagtATTCGGATCCAATAATGAAaagtaatttttataatttttttaaaaagatgaaACATAAGCCCTAAAAGCcatattttttagttttgactttattttctaaatatatatttttttcaagaaCAATATGTCTAAATGCGACCTTTCttgtaaaatcaaaatattattttaaatctaATTTATATATCTTAAGGAAttcttattttgttgaaattttggCACCAATTTGTGGGTTCCAACCCCTCAACCACATGAACTTCAGGAATCACAATCATTACAAAAGTTGATTCCGGCTGTTGGTATTGGCATAGAAAGTTTGTCTGAATATGTAAAATGACTATTCCATGGTATTTATACGAGGTTTCTCTTTAAGAAAGTCTCCGAGATTGTTTAGTTGAtagtatattaaaaaatatataaaattttagagGAAAATTACATTGTTTTATGAAATGGTATGATTGTACATTTTCTTGATATTGTTGTTAAAGATTGAACAAAAATACTAATCATCAGTTGACCCTATGGCTGCAGTCTCGGACATTTGAAAGAATACTGTCGGTAATATAAGTCAAACAAGTCTCAACTATATAGTtcataaaaacaaatttattaattattcagAAAATAGTAATTGCATAATTATAGCCCACATCGTGAGCAATAATGAGAATTCAATCCATTCATCTgtcccatatatatatatatatatatagcacatcAAGGAAAATCAATATAGGCATAACCAAGATTTCTTGACCAAGTtagtaaatatttaaatgatatttttctagttgataaaatatgttttttttaattattatatcaaCTTTTTTACcatataaaataaagaatttccGGGTAGCCCAAGTGTATTACACGCCAAATTGGATTTCAAGGATTGATAACATGAAAATTAGGATGTTAATGAACTCTtctagcaaattaaattaacaatttcGTAAAACGACGAGGGAGATAGAATAATTGTTATATGGATTCATTGTATAGTTTCTCTTACGGGGAATTAACAAGAACACAAACAAATAGTTGTTATACAAGACAAAATCTTACGTGTGTGTGAGTCACCTATTGAATCAATAGGGCAAAATGCTGCATAACGAGAGCCACATTTTGAATCTGTAGAAatcacctctagattctcgacACTGGTGGATCGAGGATTAGTCAAGGACTAGAACATTGCTCTTTGGATGAGTGGTGATTGTGATGAATCTATCCCTCATTGGTTAGAAAATTGTATTTGAATTGAATTATGAGATACATCTAATTTCTACAACAATCTGATTTAACCATTTTTGTAAAACGAACACATATCAGACTAATTGCTATAAAAATTCATTGTATGGTCGTGTTTGTACAGGATCGACCGTGTCTGACAAGCATACGATAAAATATgaaaggggaaaaaaataaGAGCCACCTAATCCAACGCCTACCGACAAGAGGAACTTCCTCATCTGTGGTCCATTATGGACCGAAATTATTTCTATGAATATTAATTTCATGCACTACCTAGAGCATATGCATCACAATATGAAgtaaattatggaaaaataatAGAATGATGCTACGTGTACATCGATATTTTTAAACtaatttgtacaacacaaaaaattcgatttatcaaaatcttactatatattgaatacaaaatctcgcgatataatggTTGTAAATATCATTGTAACGACATTTTGATTGTATCTTtagtattattcaaaataataatatgaatatCCCACTGTGAACGAAGTTTTAAGAAGCACGACTCGTGGCGAATCATAGAATTTAAGCATTATAAATTATAAGCTTAAAATGCTTAAACGGAATTTTGCATAcaaattgtttttattgatgtttAATAATATTTCTATTATATCAATATAAGAGTTGATAAACCaatacataaacatataaaattaaaactaaatatatacatataaattttttaaagtcttaaaggcacaaaattcaaaaaattttgcAACTCTTTGTTGGATTCTGACTCAATTTCATCCTTTCATCTAATTCACCATTCATATCTTTCGAAACAAGTTCATTTTTCATCGAGTTTATTTGGGAGATGACAAACAAAGCTACGATTCTTCAAGGGGGAGAATTTTAGATCGTTTAAAACCAAATTAAAAgtcttatttttattaaataatctaataaaatattgaaacgAGAGAAATGGACGTTTTACTAAACATTATATgtgcttaattaataaattgCAAAGAGCTGTCAAGGCACTTGGGCTGATACTTCCAACACGGGACAATTTGAAGgtgaatatcttttatttcgaGTACAAAGCTACGAGTAACTCGGACGAGACCACTACCACTGGGCTACAATGCCCGGTCTCGGGAATATCTTACTCTCATCGAAGCCCGGGAacacaaaatttgaaaacagGTTAAGTTCGCCGTCGAGTTCAACATACCTTATGCATTGCCCTGTAAATATCTGATGTTCAAAATTTATTCTTACACATGAGATCCATAATCTTTTCTATAAACTCCATGTGTGAAAATGAATATGGATAATTGGATGCATCATTGGATCATGTATTTGGTGGGATTTTCATGTACTAGCCTACACAGTACTTCAAGCCAGTAATGGAGAAATAACATGAGAACTTGAACCTAAGAACAGAATTCTGGATTTGCAATGAAATAGAACATATCAAGACTCATTTTGTGACATCTTAATCGAACTAATCGTTTTCGATTTTCAAAGGAATGATGTTcaaaactaaacaaaaattACATGGAATTCGATTTGCCAAGGCCAGATATAGTCACCAAGCATGAACCTTTAATACAGCATGACAAATTTTGAAACCCGTTAATAAGTATGAGCAACTTCCTGTATAGCCATCCATTTTCGAGTTCCGCTTGACATAAAGTTCTCATTTGGATAGTATATAATCGAAATGGTTCAAGAACGCATATAGTAACACATCAAATTCAAAAAAGCTCATGTTTTTTGACTAATAGTAACAGTAAGGTATTTCAGAATTTGAAATCATCTGCCGACGAACTGTAGGAATACAACTAACTACCTTGTATTAGCTTGCGGTatatgaaatttatattatcaaaaaatatggaaaatacGGTTAATGAGAGACTAAAGTTAGGTAATGCCCTTGTTGTAGATCCATGAGTCATCGGGGTCTATGCTCGAGGAGACCAAAAATCTGGGTCAACCGTTGACATCAGATCAGGATAGCAAGAACTCAAGCATGGAAACTAAAATGCACCAACATCATTCATCATACGGAATAAAAAACAGTGAAGTCAGATCATTATCGCACAGCTAATGACCTAGAGCTACCATAGACATAACATGGAAGATGGATTTGCGAAGCTTGAACAAATGATGATATTACATTCTAAGTACTGAATCTTTAGCATACAAGAAAAAACCCAATTGAATTTAACCGAAATCCCATACAACAATCTATTGAATAACTCAATCACGTTCGAAAAATCCTAACAAATGTGGGTACCTTGTGGGTACAATGCCATTCATCAGATCCAAGCTACACGTGCGCCGCAACAGTAGGCGCAGCGGCAGCCGCAGCGGAGGAAGCAGCGCCTCCTAGAAACGAAAGAAACCCAGAATTCATCGGCTCTTGCTCATCCAAAAACAGATCCTCTGGTAACCGGAAAGCGCCGTGCATGCAAACCACGGCGAGACCAACGAGCAAGGAGGATATGAGCAGCGATCCGACGCTGGTGAGGAACACCACAACAATGGTAGCCACCACCAGAATTCCCATAGTCTCGCGGTCCGAGAACGTGCGCCCCGCGATCACCACCGGCTGATCCGACGGCCGGAAAGCGTACAAAAACAACCAAGCGGCGAGGAGTGAGAGCAGAACGAGGAGGGAAAATGGGTGGGAAAGGAGAGAAAAGGCTACGGATAGAGCGAGGAGGGAGATGTAGTTGATGCGGAAGTAGGAGAAGTTTTTTCGGATACGGGATGCTGCATCTGTAAGAGAGTCCGGGCGGGCGAAGGAGGATCGATCTAGCAGTTCCGTCCAAGGGCGGCGCTGGGAGAATCCGCGGCGTATGTTGGAGGATAGACGGTGGATGAAAGCCCGGAAGGCGGGGGTGGCGATCGGCGGCTGAGATTCCGATTGGGGGTTGGAGATTGGCAGCGTCGGCGGAGAGGCCATTGGACGGAAGAGATGTGTAAAAAGTTGCGGCCTCTTCGTTCGGAATGGCTATTggttttttttctttccttgcaACTTATTGGTTGTTCCCGATTTTTAAGGTagtgataaaatataaaataatgtttaaatataaaataatgatttattaaaataattattttaataatattttaaataaaaaatcttattGTAAAAAAGTATCCTccttcaaattaaattttaaaatagaatttaatttttgaagAGCTAACGTTGTTATTCTATAAATTGTTATCGCACtcaacttattattattatttttgtctaATTAACTATCTAGATTCTCTTCGTATAAATATTAGTTaccattaatttttatttatattaaatactaTAAATGATTGTATTTTAAGATATAATCATAATTtgtcatatataattaaaaatacccaaaagtttcgtctaattttttaatttatataattagaATCCGTCTCAAATTCTCTCGCATGACATGTAAATTTTGATTTAACCTCAATACTCGGTTGAATCAACTTAAGTTGAAGTTTGgtttattgaattttatataataatcattaatttttattctatagttggaaataatatatatacagagCCGGAATGAATTCGTAATATACGAGTGTGACGAAACATATACGATTTTGAATTGTTATATTTTCTGTGTAATACAGAAATCAAGTATATAGGGGTTAGGCGGACGGTAAGTTGGCTGCAGATTTCACTCATCGAAAATGTTGTTCAAAACCATACAATGAAATGAAAATTAGTATCACAAATAAGAGATTTTCTCATCTTTATTTCATGGATTGATTATTTATACAAAAAGAAAATTCTACAGAAACTCATTAAACAAGAATTCAAGCGTCCACTGCAGCTCACTTCCATTCGAAATCAAATTATGGATCAGTTTACATCACCGGAAACAACTGGCGCTGAATACTCGTCGAAAATGAGACAACAGAAAAATTTGTAGGAATCATCATGGTCCCGTCGAAGACTAAATGAAAGCTACTTCATCGTGCGACTTACTTGATACCAGGAAACGATGGCAAGACAGCGATGAGGGGATCTCCATAACCTACAGCTTCTGCATATGCATAAACAGATTGAACAATAAGAAGAGTCGTCGATGAGCCGTCATACTGATTCTTGTTTTGGCTTATGTCTCCTTGTTACAAATGGTACAgggataaaaaaattcaatgtattaatcatgatcagttaaaaaatattgtcaATCAAATGCAAACTCATTTCGAAAATATTTAtacattcaaaatattcaaCCATGCGTATGTGGCATGACACATGCGAAATCatcataaaatttgaaaattttatttataagttcTATACATAGACATTCAACAATACAACTCGTACTATCCTACAGGAATTCGAGTAAAACTCTTTTCATGTTGTAAAGTTGGAAGGCTATACCATGTGAATGAATTAGGTTTCTAGGTAAATTATGTCTGAAGAGATGAGAGTAGAGCTTATAAGGATGAGCACACC comes from the Primulina huaijiensis isolate GDHJ02 chromosome 8, ASM1229523v2, whole genome shotgun sequence genome and includes:
- the LOC140982635 gene encoding probable leucine-rich repeat receptor-like protein kinase IMK3, with the translated sequence MDVKNVVSGGLHPSPSQENEVRSHFTDREKEKWKIQYEPFSRKLLLLFPQNFLIFQLLFCVIVPVSSQSWDGVVVTQADYQALQALKHDLVDPKGFLRSWNDSGYGACSGGWEGIKCAQGQVIVIQLPWRGLGGRITEKIRQFQALRKLSLHDNVIGGSIPISLGFLPNLRGVQLFNNRLSGSIPFSLGLCPLLQTIDFGNNSLSGEIPSTIVNSTKLFRLNLSHNQLSGQIPVSITQSSSLMFLALQNNNLSGQIPDSWGNDGKNLSQLQSLALDHNSFSGGIPSSFGRLSLLQEISLSHNQLSGVLFQDIGNLSSLRTIDFSYNFINGSLPGSLSDLQKLLFLDLSNNGLVGGIPATLGGISSLKELELSYNNLSGEIPSSLGDLPNLDSFNVSFNNLSGPVPVKLTQRFNSSAFAGNLELCGYSPTTPCPVSPSSEVPPPPKKRVRKLGTKDIIIIAAGILLIILVITCCILLCCLIRKRKMVKEAKKGQAAGAAAAAKGEKGTPAGEVEASGETGGKLVHFDGPMVFSADDLLCATAEIMGKSTYGTVYKATMEDGIQVAVKRLREKITKGQREFETEVNALGKIRHPNLLSLRAYYLGPKGEKLLVFDYMPKGNLATYLHARAPETPVGWSNRMKIAKGMARGLIYLHDNVNIIHGNLTSSNVLLDEHTNAKIADFGLSRLMSSTTNSSVIATAGALGYRAPELVKLKKATTKTDVYSLGVIMLELLTGKSPGEAMNGVDLPQWVASIVKEEWTNEVFDLQLMRDASVIGDELLNTLKLALHCVDPSPSARPEASQIMQQLEEIRPETATSSGDDAGAVPSPSD
- the LOC140982641 gene encoding PRA1 family protein B3-like, coding for MASPPTLPISNPQSESQPPIATPAFRAFIHRLSSNIRRGFSQRRPWTELLDRSSFARPDSLTDAASRIRKNFSYFRINYISLLALSVAFSLLSHPFSLLVLLSLLAAWLFLYAFRPSDQPVVIAGRTFSDRETMGILVVATIVVVFLTSVGSLLISSLLVGLAVVCMHGAFRLPEDLFLDEQEPMNSGFLSFLGGAASSAAAAAAPTVAAHV